The Chitinophaga caeni genome segment AAGCAAAAGCCAATCTTATAGCTATGGAAACATTGATTGTAATATGCCTTATCATCGTCATCATCCTTTTGCTGAAAGATAAGGTGGTCATCCATAAGAACGTCCGCAGGGAAATAAAGCCGGAAAAGAAAAGTTCAGACCTGCCGGATATTATGGGGCTTCCCAAGCCTGTGGAACGCCACACCTTGCCACCGAATGCCACAAAGAGACAATCGGGCGAACGTGACGGGATAGCTGATAATTTTGGAACAGAAACCTACGGGATAGGTTTCGGATTGGAAAATCCGCAGATTGAGGGAGAGCCGGATGAAGTTTTCGGGAGTATGTCCGATTTTGAAAATGAGGAAGACGAATGGGATGAATACGGGTTTGAGGACAG includes the following:
- a CDS encoding conjugal transfer protein TraD, whose amino-acid sequence is METLIVICLIIVIILLLKDKVVIHKNVRREIKPEKKSSDLPDIMGLPKPVERHTLPPNATKRQSGERDGIADNFGTETYGIGFGLENPQIEGEPDEVFGSMSDFENEEDEWDEYGFEDSDNEFATGVTFDELTTVGAWLEQDTLEPAQQQKAVDIVQRLQGTELLSLLENSMDGASRKIAELLDKSLSAGTDFSSPDLRKSDLEDFDIGEFV